The DNA sequence TGGCGCCCGATGGCCTCGGCCAGTGGCTCCAGAAGGGTGGTGGTCTTGCGCATGTCGGTGACCCCGGCAGCCAGCCAGACCCGCGTGTTGGCCGGAACCGGGATCACGCCGAAAGTCCCCGGATCAGCCGCGCCAGCGCCTCAGGATCATAGCTGCCGCTGATCCGCATCCGGTGACCGCCCGCCAGCTCGATCTCGATGTGGTTCTCGGCGGCAGGTGCCGCCGGAGTAGACCTGGTCTCCGCGACGATCTCTACGGGCAGAAACCGCGCCTCCTCTGCTGGGCGCGCAACCGAGGTGGGGTCCGGCGCATAACGGGGATCGCGCAGCCACTTGAAGATCAGGTTCGCGTTCACCGCGTAGCGCCGCGCCACCTGAGCCACGGAAACGCCCGGCGCCGCCGTCTGGAAACAGATCGAACGCTTCTCCTCATCCGTCCAAAGTCGCTTCGTCCGACGCGCCACGCCATCACCATAGTGTCCACTATCAATGGTGGACACTATCCGCCTCTTTCACCACGCGGCAGGGCGGTCAGGCCGGACGCTTACGGTCCATCTTGGCAGCTATGAGGCGCTGATCGGCACCTCTGTCATGGTGGAGACAGGCGCATGAAGGCCGTATCCCACGCGGTCGACGAGGCCCGTCTCGGCATCATGCTGAACGACCTCAGGCTGCCGACGATCAAGACACTCTGGCCCCAGTTCGCCGAACGGGCGGATCGGGAGGGCTGGCCTGCCGCGCGCTTCCTGGCCGCAATCGCCGAGCATGAGCTGGCTGAACGGTCGCAGCGCAGGATCACGAGGCACCTGGCGGAAGCTCACCTGCCGCCCGGTAAGACGCTCGACAGCTTCGCCTTCGAGGCGGTCCCGATGATCTCGAAGGCTCAGGTGATGGCCATGGCCGCCGGCGACAGCTGGCTGGCCAAGGGTGCCAATGTGCTGATGTTTGGCCCGCCAGGTGGCGGCAAGAGCCATCTCGCGGCCGCCATTGGCCTTGCGCTGATCGAGAACGGCTGGCGCGTCCTCTTCACCAGGACCACCGACTTGGTTCAGAAGCTGCAACTCGCAAGGCGGGAGCTGCAACTCGAGGCCGCCCTTGCAAAACTCGACAAGTTCGACCTGCTGATCCTCGACGATCTTGCCTATGTCTCCAAGGATCAGGCTGAAACCAGCGTTCTCTTCGAACTCATCTCGGCGCGATACGAACACCGCTCCATCATGATCACGGCCAATCAGCCATTCGGAGAATGGAACAGGGTCTTCCCGGATCCGGCCATGACCTTGGCCGCCGTCGACCGCCTGGTTCACCACGCGACCATCTTCGAGATGAACGTCGAAAGCTATCGACGACGCTCCGCCCTCGAGGGCAAACGCCAGCGGGGCCGTCCGGCGGCCTACGCGACAATCAAGAACACTCCCAAGGTTGACGCGGCGCGGCAATCAGAATGTGACGACGACGTTGCCAGCGACAATCAGCGTGATAACCTCAGCGATGCCGCGACATAGAATCTCATCCTGACTGTCGCGCAAGTCTCACCCAGATTGCCGCGCTATACCTGAGCCTAAGAGAATGAGGATCGTAATTCCTATACTTGGAGCGGCACAGCGGCCAGATATGGCGGCGCCAGTTCGCCACGATCAGGCGCGTTTCGAAGCTCAGCCGGTCCCCTGAAGGCCGGAGGCGATACCGTTTATCGAGATCTTCAAAGCATCCTCCAACTTGGGATCGCTGCCGTCACGGCGCAAACGTGCCAGCAGGTCGATCTGGGCGAAATGCAGAGGATCTAAGTAAGCACGGCGTAAACTGAACCCTTGATCAGCAGCATCGGACCTTTCAGTCAGCATCTCGACCATGCCCTGCATGCGATTGTGTTCGGCACGCAGCACGTCAACGGTTTGGGCACGCAGGCCGGGTTCTGTCACCAAGTCGGCATAGGCGGTGGCAATGGAGAAATCTGTCCGGGCCATTGCCTTGGCGATCGCGTCCATCACATGCCGGAACGGCCACCAGTCCTGATACATCTCGGTTAGCAAGCCCCCGTCCCAGGCCTCGGTGAGGGCCGTGCCTGCACCGAACCAACCAGGCAGGTTGAATCGGGATTGCGACCACGAAAAGACCCAAGGAATCGCCCTGAGGTCCGCCAAGCTGTCGAGGGTCGAGCGCGAGACCGGTCGCGACCCCATGTTGAGTGATGCGATGTGGTCGATCACTGTCGCTTCACGGAAGAAAGTCAGGAATCCTGGCGACTGAGACAGGCCACGGTATGCAACAAGGGCAGCCTTTGAAATCCGTTCCATCGTGGCCAGGAAAACCCGTGGAGGCGCGCCAGTCACGCGTGCGGCTTCTGCCTCGGCCAAACCAATGCCAAGTTCGCAGAACCGTATTGTTGCTTGGGCTTGCGTCTCATAGCGCTTCGAGATGACCTCGCCCTGTTCCGTCAGCCGAAACCCGCGGCTCTGCAGCGCAGGGGGCTGAGCGAGAATCGCGTCGCGCATCGCGCCGCCCCCCCGGCCGACCGATCCGCCGCGGCCGTGAAAAAAGGCAACGTCTCGCCCAATCTCTTCGAAGAAGGCACTGATCGCGGCCTCGGCTTTCCAGACTTCCCAGCGCGAGGTCAGGATGCCTCCGTCCTTGTTGCTGTCGGAATAGCCCAACATGACCTCGGGCCGGGACGCACGCGTCGCTCGGGTATAGGCCGGAATGGCATAGAGTGCGCGCATGACCGGAAGCGACTGACCCAAGTCCGCAATCGTTTCGAACAGTGGCACGGGCAGGATCGGGTCCTTTCCTCCGAAACAGTCGTGCATCTTAAGCAGCACGGCGATTTCCAGGATGTCCGAAACGGACTCGGTATTTGAAACGATCGCATGACGGACCAGTTCGGGTCCGAGCCGTTGCCGCGCCACGGCAACGGCTTCGAAGATGGCAAGCTCGCTCCGCGTTTCCTCACAACAGTCCAAAGAGCGGGGGTCAGGAAGGTCGCCATCAAGCAAGGTACTCAGCAGG is a window from the Paracoccus pantotrophus genome containing:
- the istB gene encoding IS21-like element helper ATPase IstB, with the protein product MKAVSHAVDEARLGIMLNDLRLPTIKTLWPQFAERADREGWPAARFLAAIAEHELAERSQRRITRHLAEAHLPPGKTLDSFAFEAVPMISKAQVMAMAAGDSWLAKGANVLMFGPPGGGKSHLAAAIGLALIENGWRVLFTRTTDLVQKLQLARRELQLEAALAKLDKFDLLILDDLAYVSKDQAETSVLFELISARYEHRSIMITANQPFGEWNRVFPDPAMTLAAVDRLVHHATIFEMNVESYRRRSALEGKRQRGRPAAYATIKNTPKVDAARQSECDDDVASDNQRDNLSDAAT
- a CDS encoding phosphoenolpyruvate carboxylase, whose translation is MALSAREDLMPTLSRPSLSGTKLSANVSTLANEDILQRTVAELQGILGAVICEQEGSALFALVETLRRRAIGFQRSGVCELREELNGLLSGREAGDLEKVLRAFTLSLHLANIAESVIRGDARAARTTLLDALETIPPQVRRQLSAGIVLTAHPTEIRRQSVIDIEGRIAGLLASDGAIRDRDAIRREILTLWLTELSRREKLRVQDEIANGVSVAMRSIVPAMVSVQSGIDRHFAAETERPAPLFTLGTWIGGDRDGNPFVTRDVFDHAVTTQQKALFTYYRTALDALFSELPISDRYLSSSPALERLANTLPCGTSLRHDGEPLRRVIRHMRTRLDATETGDPEGYPDADGFGGDLDALAEAMDAAGAKALANGRLAEIRATLRLAGFHLFTIDLRQNSRVHGHCLHDILAKSRLCVDYLSLSEAERIALLSTLLDGDLPDPRSLDCCEETRSELAIFEAVAVARQRLGPELVRHAIVSNTESVSDILEIAVLLKMHDCFGGKDPILPVPLFETIADLGQSLPVMRALYAIPAYTRATRASRPEVMLGYSDSNKDGGILTSRWEVWKAEAAISAFFEEIGRDVAFFHGRGGSVGRGGGAMRDAILAQPPALQSRGFRLTEQGEVISKRYETQAQATIRFCELGIGLAEAEAARVTGAPPRVFLATMERISKAALVAYRGLSQSPGFLTFFREATVIDHIASLNMGSRPVSRSTLDSLADLRAIPWVFSWSQSRFNLPGWFGAGTALTEAWDGGLLTEMYQDWWPFRHVMDAIAKAMARTDFSIATAYADLVTEPGLRAQTVDVLRAEHNRMQGMVEMLTERSDAADQGFSLRRAYLDPLHFAQIDLLARLRRDGSDPKLEDALKISINGIASGLQGTG
- the tnpA gene encoding IS66-like element accessory protein TnpA, giving the protein MSTIDSGHYGDGVARRTKRLWTDEEKRSICFQTAAPGVSVAQVARRYAVNANLIFKWLRDPRYAPDPTSVARPAEEARFLPVEIVAETRSTPAAPAAENHIEIELAGGHRMRISGSYDPEALARLIRGLSA